The Patescibacteria group bacterium sequence CGATTTTTAGCAGAAATTTATTAAGCTGGGAATCGCCCAGTTTTATTTTTCTGCCTTCATCAATTTCCAAAATTAAATTCAGGATTTTGTTCGTTTTGCTGCCGGTAAGGGCGGAAGCGAAATGAATCGGCGCCCAGGTGGCGAAAGGGAAAGAGCTATAAATATAGTTGGTGTATTTTTTCGTGTCCTTTTTGGCAATTAAATCCCATTTGTTGGCGATAATAATAAAACTGGCTTTCCTTTCCACTATTTCCTCAACCAGCTTGGCGTCTTGATGGGTTATGCCCTCGCTTATATCAATAACCAATAAGGCGATGTCTGATTTTTCCAGGGCTTTCAAGGATTTGGCGATTCCGTGTTTTTCCAGGCCCTTGGTTTTTGCCCCCTTTTTGCTGATGCCGGCCGTATCAACAAGAATAATCGGTTTTCCCCCGTAAATTATTTCCGTGTCCTGCGGTTCGCGAGTGGTGTGCGGTTCCGGGCTTACAATAACCCGCTCATATCCCAAAATAGAATTGAGGAGGCTGGATTTTCCGACATTGGGCTTGCCGATAATGCAAATTTTTATTTTTTCTTCCGATTCTTGTCCGGCCGAAGCGTTATCTTTTTTTGATTTTATTTTTTTGATGACAAGATCAAGCAAATCTCCGGTGCCGGCTCCGGTGGCGGCGGAGATCGCCTGTGGTTCTCCCAGGGCCAGCTTGTTAAATTCCGCAGTCTCTCCCATTTGTCGGAAGTTATCAACTTTGTTAGCCACCAAAATTATTTTTTTGGTTTTTTTTAAGAATTTTTTGACAAATAAGGCCATCTGCCTGTCCATCGGCAGTAATCCGGTTTTGGCGTCAACCAAAAACAAAATTAAATCAGCCCGCGTTAAGTATTGGCGGGCCTGGTCTTGGACTTTTGCTTCTATATTAACCGGCGTTTCGCCGGCTGGCATTTTGTCAGGCAAATCAATTATGCCGCCGGTATCAACCAGTATGAAATTTTTTCCCCGCCAGCTCACCTCGTTCAGATTGCTGTCCCTGGTGGTGCCGGCTATGTTAGAAACCAAAGCCTGCCTTTTTTCAACCAGGCAGTTAAAAAGAGTTGATTTGCCGACATTGGCGCGGCCGAAAATGACAATGAGAGGGAGATTTTTTTTTGAGGAATCCATAGAAATGTTAAATACGAATATCAGAATTAAAAAGTATTATTTAATTCACAATTATCAATTTGCAATTTTCAATCAATTTTCAATAACTAATTGTCAATTATTGCAGGATCTTAATATTTTTGAAAATATAAGTAAAAGTTCATGGCATTCTTTCCGTAATTTCCGAAGTTCATCTATTTGTTCGGGGTTTGCTTTAGCTATCAGTCTCAACCAATGCTTAGTTTCTCTTAATTCTTTTTTAACTATCCCTATTTTATGCTTAAAATCCTTCTTGCTTTCCGCTTCGCAGGCCTCGCAATAATTAGCTCCCGAAGAGCCGGAAGAGCCTACGGCTTGAGGAATTAATTTTTGGTTAATGCTGTTATTAGGCAATCTTCTAACTAAATCAATCACTCTTTCCGCGAACTTAGCCAATCTCTCTTCTAAATCATAATTAGTATTTTTATCCGCCACTTAATTTAATATTAAAAATTAAATATTGACTGAAAATTGGTCATTGAAAATTGAAAATTTTTATCAACTTTACTCTTCCGGATTATCCGCTCCCGAGGAGGTTTTATCCGCATCCTGGCCCAGTATCAGGATAAAGTCCGGTTGCTCCGGGTTTTTTTCATTTTCCAGCTCTTTTTTTATATCATCAGCCAGCCACTGGGGCAGGACAAAAGAAACATTAGCTCCTGTTTTTTCTTTTAAGATGGCTAACGATTCCATTTTTTCCCCGTAAGTAAGGTCATAGATTACCGATTTTTGAAAATCTTTCCGGCTTGAGTTGCTGACGCGGATAACGTTAAATCCGTATTTTTCCAAATCCATGGCAGTGACGCTGGCCAGTCCGTTTATCCAGGTGCCGTTCCTTATGTCCAAAGAAGCCTTTTCCACTTTAACCTTTGTTTTGGTTTCTGCGGGAGCGTCAGAAAAAATATTATTGGCCAAATATTGGATTTCCGCAAAGTCGCCGCTTCTCGGGATTAAAATATAAGCGCCTTCTTCGCCTCGGGTGTCAATCAAAAGGCCGCTTGAGCTGTTATCCAAAACCTTGTTGGTGATATTTTCCCGGGAAACGTCTTTAAACATATTCCAGAGTTTTATCGTTTCCCAGGCTTTTATATTAGTGCTCAAATGCTCATGGAGTTCATCTATAATGTTGGTAATTATGCTTGGCCGGAACAATACGCTTTTTGACAAAAATTTATTTTTGGCCGCTTCTATGACTTTTTGCTGGCGCCGGGCGCGGGCGAAATCCGAACCTTCAATCCCGTAAGCGTAGCGGGAACGGACATATTTTAGGGCCAATTCGCCGTCCATCTTTTTCCAGCCGATCGGGATATAAAGATGCTCAAACCTGGCCGAGTAAGGTTCGGCTTCTTCCATGCCCATTATCGGATAGCTGAAATCTTCCAAAACATTTTCCACATAAACTTCAATTCCGCCCAATTCATCTAAAACATTAACAAAACCGGCAAAGTCTAGGCGGACGAAATAATCAACCGGGATTTTCAGGATATCGCTTAAGGCCTGCGAGATGGCGACTCCGCCGCTGCCCGGATTTTTTGCTTCGGCATAAGCGTTGACGTTGTTTATTTTTCTCCAGCCCATTCCTTCCATGGGTATGGCCAAATCTCGGGGAATGGAAAGCAGGGCTACTTTTTTTGTTGAAGGCTCCAGGCTGGCCAGCATAATCGTGTCGGTCAAATATCCGCCTTCATGGTTTTTCCCGCCCATCCCCAGGAGGAGGATATTAATCCTGTCCCGGTCTTCGCCTTTTAACTGTTTGTCAGCGCTTTCGGCCAGGTGTTTGATTTGCCCGATAATCGGGATTTTGTAGATCCAAGAATTCGGGTTCTGCTCGGAAACGATGATTTTGCTGGAAAAAATAACAAAAGCGATCGCGAGAAAAACCAGCGGATAAGAAAAAACCTTGGCCATTTTTTTCTTTTTGGCCGGTTTAATTTTCGCCTCTGTTTTTTCTTCCTCCAGGAGATTCACCCCGTTGGAAATTTCTCTTTTTTTATCGTAATTTTTCATGGTTTTGATAAAATCCCGCTAGCAAACCCTTTTTAACGGGGAAAACATAAAAATAGACAGCTTTTAGCTGAAACTATTTTTATTATATCTTTATTTTGCTATTTTGGAAAGTTTTAAAAAAATTTGCTATAATTTAAACATGGGCCTGTCCCGGAATGATTTAAAAAATTTTTGAGACGGGTTCTAAGAAAACTTCACCGGAAGCTGATATAAGTTTTGGATCAAGTTGTATAAAATTAGTCCTTAAATTTTTCCGAATCGCGGTTCGGAATTGCGGGACAAGGGGCAAATTTATTTTTAAAGGTGGTCTAAACGGCGGAGATTGTCTGCCGGATTAACTTTAAAAATAATCCTTAACGAAAGTTTAGGAACCTATTGTAAATTTGCCAATTCTTAGTCAGCTTTATCCCGCACCTTTTGGTAGAATTATTTAGATTGTGGCAAAAGGTGCGGGATTTATTGGTGAAGTTTTCTTATAAACCGGAAGCTGTTCCGCAATCCGCCAGCTGGCGGAGCGGAACAGATCGGCTTATCCCCCCGTTTCGGCGTATCAGAATCTGTAAAGCCGTCATAAGTAAGGCGAAGCCGTTATCAAAAAATTTTCCAGAAATTTCAATAAAAAATTTTTGGAAACAGCGGAATGGGAAAATCTCGCGGATAACCGCGAGATTTTCATTGGTCGGGGTATCCGGAATCGGACCGGAACTACGCCCACCCCATAGGTGCGCCGCGCCCGCTTGCCTAGCCTGTCGGGGTGCGGAGAGTTGAACTCCGGCTACATGCACCCCATGCACGCGTACTACCGTTATACTACACCCCGGCAAGCTAGGCGGGCGGGTACTACCATTATACTACACCCCGCATATTATTTTATGATTTTACCTTAACATAGCTTCTTATTTTTATCAATCTGATGACTATAAATAGAGAGCCCGGATTAGATGGTAAATCAAATAATCAATAACC is a genomic window containing:
- a CDS encoding four helix bundle protein produces the protein MADKNTNYDLEERLAKFAERVIDLVRRLPNNSINQKLIPQAVGSSGSSGANYCEACEAESKKDFKHKIGIVKKELRETKHWLRLIAKANPEQIDELRKLRKECHELLLIFSKILRSCNN
- a CDS encoding LCP family protein is translated as MKNYDKKREISNGVNLLEEEKTEAKIKPAKKKKMAKVFSYPLVFLAIAFVIFSSKIIVSEQNPNSWIYKIPIIGQIKHLAESADKQLKGEDRDRINILLLGMGGKNHEGGYLTDTIMLASLEPSTKKVALLSIPRDLAIPMEGMGWRKINNVNAYAEAKNPGSGGVAISQALSDILKIPVDYFVRLDFAGFVNVLDELGGIEVYVENVLEDFSYPIMGMEEAEPYSARFEHLYIPIGWKKMDGELALKYVRSRYAYGIEGSDFARARRQQKVIEAAKNKFLSKSVLFRPSIITNIIDELHEHLSTNIKAWETIKLWNMFKDVSRENITNKVLDNSSSGLLIDTRGEEGAYILIPRSGDFAEIQYLANNIFSDAPAETKTKVKVEKASLDIRNGTWINGLASVTAMDLEKYGFNVIRVSNSSRKDFQKSVIYDLTYGEKMESLAILKEKTGANVSFVLPQWLADDIKKELENEKNPEQPDFILILGQDADKTSSGADNPEE
- the der gene encoding ribosome biogenesis GTPase Der → MDSSKKNLPLIVIFGRANVGKSTLFNCLVEKRQALVSNIAGTTRDSNLNEVSWRGKNFILVDTGGIIDLPDKMPAGETPVNIEAKVQDQARQYLTRADLILFLVDAKTGLLPMDRQMALFVKKFLKKTKKIILVANKVDNFRQMGETAEFNKLALGEPQAISAATGAGTGDLLDLVIKKIKSKKDNASAGQESEEKIKICIIGKPNVGKSSLLNSILGYERVIVSPEPHTTREPQDTEIIYGGKPIILVDTAGISKKGAKTKGLEKHGIAKSLKALEKSDIALLVIDISEGITHQDAKLVEEIVERKASFIIIANKWDLIAKKDTKKYTNYIYSSFPFATWAPIHFASALTGSKTNKILNLILEIDEGRKIKLGDSQLNKFLLKIVKIHLPAKGKGVKKPHIYEFKQTRVNPPKFQLRIGAKEDLHFSYVRFIANRLREKYGFLGTPIDIEIDKGRKAHGQHARD